AGAGTTGGGCCCCGGGGAGGTGGCCGACTGGCGGAAGGAAGTCGCGATGGAGGAGGCCCGTTTGCAGTTCCTCGCCGCGAAGACGGACGAGGAGCGGGAGCGGGCTTACGAAGCGATAAAGCGGCTCGACCCCGGGGCGGCCGAAGGTCTCTTGGAGTAGGTCGGGGAGGCCGCCGGCCTTCGCGTCGGGGCGCATCACACACCCAGATTCGCAACTCACCTGATCACATGTAGGGACCCGCCTCAGGCGGGCCTGAGGCGGGTCCCTACCTCTCAAGGCAACCCTCGAAAAAAGTAATAAGGTCGGCGCGCCCTAAATCCTCTTCCAGCCCTCGAAGGATTGGTTCGATGTATTCACGGTCCAACTGGGGTCCGAGGCGGTGGATTATCCCCCGCACGTCTTCGCGGTCCTGGGGACGCTCAGAAATTATTTTGTGGATGATGAGGTCCTCAGGTGAGCAGATGAGAACGGGCACTCCCCCAAAATCGATGGCGCGCGCGCGTTGGATGGCCTGCTCCTCATACGGCAGTTGCCCAAAGATGATGTCTATGCGGATACCCTCTGTGGTCTCGGCCGCTAAGACGCGGGTCCGTTCTACGAAGGCTACCGGTTCTTCAGGCAGAAGGCGCAAGTGTTCTCCCAGGCGATCGATCAAAGTAGGAATCCGTTCCTCCTCGACCCAAACCGTTACGTCTACATCCATGGTTGCACGCGGGACGCCCCACACCAGGTTCGCAATCCCCCCGATGACCATATAGGGGACCTCTTCGGCGTTGAGCAACCGGGACAGCGATATAAGCGCCTGCTCTAGGGCGCTCATGGGGAGACCCGTACGAAGCGAAGCACTTTCCGCACAGCCCGGATGGCCTCAACTGATTTTTCCAGCGACTCCTCGGTAGCCTCTTTTCCGTGAAGCCGGAGGTAGAGGTCCGCAAGCTCACCGGCCCGCGCCAAGCGCTCTTGGGGGGTGGAGCGATCCGTCTGGCTTCGCTCCCAATCGTGGAAACGGCGCCAGGCCGCCTCGCGCTCGGCCCAAGCCTGTTTGGTCATGATACCTGCCCCGCAGATTATGTTATGTTGTATCCGGGTAGTTTGGCCTTCCGCCTAAGGCGGAGACCCCCGACCCTGACTACCCTTTAATCTCCTTTTGAGGTTTGGCGTATCTCAAAGTTCGGCACGGACAATTTTAACAATATCAGGATTAGACCGTTTAAGGAAGGCTGAGTTGGATATCAGAAAGCACACCATGTAGGGACCCGCCTGAGGTCCGCCTAAGGCGGAGTCGGCCCGAATACCCGGAGGGGCGGACAGGGAGTCGCAGGCGACCTTTGGTCGACCCTGTCCCTACAAAAACCGAAAAAATCGCTCTCCATTCGGGAAGTGCGGGAAGTACGGGAAGTGCGTGACGACAGGCCCGCCTGTTTTGTGATACTCCTCTCTTAGAAGGTGAAAGTCGCATCGCCGGATGTAAGGAGATGGAGTCGTTATCCGCCTGAGGCGGACCAAAATAGGCTTGGGGGTCCCCCTTAGGAGGACTCATGCGGAACTACCCTATAAGATGCCCCGCCTCGGCAGCGGGCCGCCCCTGGGCGCGTCTTTGTTTCTTGGGGGCCTCTACTCCCCGTGGGACTCTACGATTTCCGCGAATTTCCGCGATTTTCCGAATAAGAGGCATCTGGGGTTTTCGTTTTTGCCGCCAGACAACTTCAAAAGATAATATGCCGCGAGTCAATTTCCAGATACGCATAGGAGGCGCGCCCAGGACGGTGCGCGCTCTCCGGCTCAAGGCAGCCCCGCTCATAACAACAATCCTCGCGGCCTCGCTATTGCTTGGCGCCGCTCCCTCACAGTCGTCGGGCTCCGATAAACCAACAGACCGCGCGGCGGCTCTGGTGGCTGGCGACCCGGTCGGCCGAGAGTGGCTGGCCGTAAGGGAAGCCGCCGGGAGAGACGATTTGGCGCCAGGGGAGCTCCTTCGCCTCCTCGCCCCATGGGCTAAGCGCTACCACGCGGCTCTGCCCCCGACGCTGCGCTCCCAGCGCCGCCACCCCGCCGCTTCGCCATTGGGCGCCTCAGGCGAGCGGAAGGCCATCTCGTCACTGATCGGGGCCATTGACGATGCCGTCCGCCGAAGCGTCGCGGCGAAGAGCTGGGAGCCGATGGGGGAGCTCGCTCCCTGGGAGGCCTTCCTTACAGAGCATGGGTTCCACCTTACGGGGGACCGCCCGAGCCGCTACATCGTCGGGGTGCGCCACCGCACGTACAGCCGGCCGCCGCGACTGCCGCAGGCCATCCACTCCCTCTTGCTGACCACCCGGGTAGAGAGACGCTCGACCATCTTCGCTCTCGCCGTTCGCTACACCTATCCCACGAAGGTCGCCCAGCGGATCGAGGCTCTCGAGAGGACGGCGGGCGACTACGAAGGGGCGCTGGCCCTTCGACTGCCGGCCTTTCAGGCCGATCGTCCCCTCTTGCTTGCCCTTGGGAGGCAAGCCCTTGCTGAGACATGGCCCGCCCATCAAGAGGGGTGGAGAGAATTCGTCCATTATATAAGCGCCCAGGCCTTGGTCGTCTCCCGGGCGCGCGTCCTCGCTGCGAAAGACCCCCCGACCCTCAGCGAGGTTCGACGCTTCGGCGGCCTCATCGCCCACCTCTACGACATCGGCCCCGACGGACGCCTCGAAATTACGCCAGAGGCCAACGCCCTCGACCTGCGCGGCAATCCCCTATACGGCGTCCGGACAGAAGCCCGATGAGGCGCGTTGGAGTTAGAATGGGTCTTAGGGTTTCCAGCCTAAAAAAATGCACCGGACCGATTAGTCTAGACCATCTTCGGGCCGCAGAGGGCTATAAGGATAAGTCTCAAGAAACCATAGGCTCCTTGACAGCATAGTTCGGCGCATCTACAATCTCCCAAGCATTTCACCTTGTTTTCTCTGGCCGCTTATAGGGTAGCGGGTTATGGCTTTTCTACGGGATGAAAGGGTTCATTTGTTCGTGGTCTGCCTGCTTTGCCTCGTGATGATAGCTGCCCCTGCCAAGGCGGTTTCCAGGGGCGGGCGGGCTCCATCCTTCACTCTCCCCGACATCTCCGGCAGGCCTACCGCCCTTTCCGACCTCCTCCGAGGCCGCCAGGCCGTAGTCCTCGCCCTTGGGACAGCTTGGAGCTACCAATTTCCTCAGTGGATGGAGGAGCTCCGGCGGCTGGCCGACCGCTACTCCGACGGGAGTGTCGCCGTGGCCGCTGTCTTCCTCAAGGACAAGCCCAAGAGCGTGCGGCTCTTCGTCAACCGATACGGCCTGACCCGCAGCGGGGTATTGCTCCTGGTCGACTCCAACGGAAGCCTCATCGAGCCGTACGGGATTAGGGAAATACCGCGCATCCTGCTGCTTGATGGGACCGGAACCATCCACTACGACGGCCCCGTGGACAAGATTGAAGACTCAGTGGCTCGCCTCTTGCGGGGAGAAGCCGTCCCGAGGCGACCCAGGAGGCCCGAGTTTACCAAACCACCTCCACTATATTGATGCCCTGCCCAAAGAGATCCGCCGCCCCGGGCAGGGACGGCGGATTCAATTCTTAAAACGTTCTGAAGCTAGGGCAGCAAGACCAGATCAATCTCCGTCCGTCGGTTTTCGGCTCGCCCTTCTCTAG
The genomic region above belongs to Nitrospinota bacterium and contains:
- a CDS encoding nucleotidyltransferase, which codes for MSALEQALISLSRLLNAEEVPYMVIGGIANLVWGVPRATMDVDVTVWVEEERIPTLIDRLGEHLRLLPEEPVAFVERTRVLAAETTEGIRIDIIFGQLPYEEQAIQRARAIDFGGVPVLICSPEDLIIHKIISERPQDREDVRGIIHRLGPQLDREYIEPILRGLEEDLGRADLITFFEGCLER
- a CDS encoding TlpA family protein disulfide reductase; the encoded protein is MAFLRDERVHLFVVCLLCLVMIAAPAKAVSRGGRAPSFTLPDISGRPTALSDLLRGRQAVVLALGTAWSYQFPQWMEELRRLADRYSDGSVAVAAVFLKDKPKSVRLFVNRYGLTRSGVLLLVDSNGSLIEPYGIREIPRILLLDGTGTIHYDGPVDKIEDSVARLLRGEAVPRRPRRPEFTKPPPLY